GCCAGCATCGAGTGACCTTGCGCTCAGTGGGTACTTTGGTTGACGCGCCGTGACACCGCTTCGGCGCTCTCGACCCGTTCCGAATAGCGATCGGTGAGGTAACTGGAGCGCCCACGGGTCAACCAGGTAAATTTCACCAACTCCTCACAAACATCGACCACCCGCAGATACAGGGGCGAAGCGCGCATGCGCCCCGCCTCATCGAACTCGGCAAAGGCCCTGGGTACCGACGATTGATTGGGGATGGTGACCATGCGCATCCAACGCCCGAGGATGCGCATCTGGTTGACGGCATTGAAACTCTGGCTTCCGCCGGAAACTTCCATCACGGCCAGGGTCTTGCCCTGGGTAGGACGGACACCGCCCAGCGCCAGCGGAATCCAGTCGATCTGCGTCTTCATTATCCCGGTCATCGCACCATGGCGCTCCGGACTGACCCAGAGCATGCCTTCGGACCACTCCGCCAACTCGCGCAATTCCTGCACCTTGGGATGGTCTGCATCGACATCATCCGGCAGCGGCAAGCCGGAGGGATTGAAGGTGCGTACTTCGCAGCCATACCAGCGCAGCAGTCTTGCCGCCTCTTCCGACGCCAGGCGTGAAAAGGAACGTTCACGCAATGATCCGTACAGAACCAGAATGCGGGGCGGGTGCTGTGGTGCATCCGGACCGGCCAAAGCCGCCACATCGATCGGATGCAGCTGCTCCGGGTCGATATTGGGCAGATCATCCAGGGTATCGGACTCGATCATTTCGCCTCTCCCGAATGATGGATGATCTCGCCGTCTTCCTTGGTGAAGGTGGCTACCGGATTGTCCAGCAGATCCAATACCCGCTCCGAAGGACGGCACAACCGGGCGCCCTTATCGGTGACCACGATGGGACGGTTGATCAGGATCGGATGGGCGATCATGGCATCCAGCAGTTGGTCATCGGTAAGGGCAGGGTCATCGAGATTGAGTTCCTCGTAAGGTGTCCCCTTGCGCCGCAGCAATTCCCGTGGAGGCAATTCCATCAGGGTAAGCAGTTCAACCAGACGCTCCCGCGTCGGCGGGGATATGAGGTATTCGATCACGTCCGGCGTCTCGCCGGAGGCCTCGATCATCGCCAGCGTATTGCGCGAGGTTCCACAGGCGGGGTTGTGATAGATCAGCGGTTTCATGAATTTATTCCTGACTCTTGGCGCATGTGTCTGGCGAGGTGTTGAGTGGATCGCAGACTTCCGGGTGACCTGCGCAGCAATCGCGCACCAGGAACTGAACGATGTCATTCATATGGGCCAGGTTTGCGCGATAGATGATCGACCGGCTCTGCCGACGAGAGGACACCCAGCCTGCCCGCTGCAATACGGCCAGATGCGCCGACATGGTGTTGTGCGGCACCGACAGTTGGCGCGCTATCTCGCCGGCCGCGAGCCCCTCCGGCTCATGCCGCACAAGAAGGCGAAAGGCTTCCAGACGAGTTTCCTGAGAAAGCGCAGCAAAGCCGACAACGGCATTATTTATTTCCATGCGTCCAAACATATAGACAAATGAAAAAACTGTCAATGCTTTATCTCTGGCAGCAGGCCTTGCGCGCTGGCGGTCGCAACGGAAAATATCCCGTAGCAATTACCCTCCCGCCGGCCTCTTCCAATCGACCCACGGTCATGTCAGTTTGAATCAACTCATGCATACTCAGGCCATGGAATTCAGTCTTCCACCCACCCCAAAGAGGTCCCGTTTCATGTGGTACAACGGCTTACTTGATCCATCTGGCTGGCAGTTGCTGGCAATTATTCTGGTACTGACGCACATTACCATCGTCAGCGTAACGGTCTACCTGCATCGCTATTCGGCGCACCGCTCGCTGGAGCTGCACCCTGCGCTGAAACATTTTTTCCGCTTCTGGCTGTGGCTGACCACCAGCATGAATACCCGCGAGTGGACCGCCATTCACCGCAAGCACCACGCCAAATGCGAAACCCCGGACGACCCCCACAGCCCGGTGCAGAAAGGTCTGTCGACAGTGCTGCGCAAGGGTGCCGAACTCTACATGGAAGAGTCGAAGAACGAGGATACG
Above is a genomic segment from Halopseudomonas litoralis containing:
- the arsH gene encoding arsenical resistance protein ArsH; this translates as MIESDTLDDLPNIDPEQLHPIDVAALAGPDAPQHPPRILVLYGSLRERSFSRLASEEAARLLRWYGCEVRTFNPSGLPLPDDVDADHPKVQELRELAEWSEGMLWVSPERHGAMTGIMKTQIDWIPLALGGVRPTQGKTLAVMEVSGGSQSFNAVNQMRILGRWMRMVTIPNQSSVPRAFAEFDEAGRMRASPLYLRVVDVCEELVKFTWLTRGRSSYLTDRYSERVESAEAVSRRVNQSTH
- the arsC gene encoding arsenate reductase (glutaredoxin) (This arsenate reductase requires both glutathione and glutaredoxin to convert arsenate to arsenite, after which the efflux transporter formed by ArsA and ArsB can extrude the arsenite from the cell, providing resistance.); protein product: MKPLIYHNPACGTSRNTLAMIEASGETPDVIEYLISPPTRERLVELLTLMELPPRELLRRKGTPYEELNLDDPALTDDQLLDAMIAHPILINRPIVVTDKGARLCRPSERVLDLLDNPVATFTKEDGEIIHHSGEAK
- a CDS encoding ArsR/SmtB family transcription factor; the encoded protein is MLRDIFRCDRQRARPAARDKALTVFSFVYMFGRMEINNAVVGFAALSQETRLEAFRLLVRHEPEGLAAGEIARQLSVPHNTMSAHLAVLQRAGWVSSRRQSRSIIYRANLAHMNDIVQFLVRDCCAGHPEVCDPLNTSPDTCAKSQE